A stretch of the Cuculus canorus isolate bCucCan1 chromosome 15, bCucCan1.pri, whole genome shotgun sequence genome encodes the following:
- the PMS2 gene encoding mismatch repair endonuclease PMS2, whose translation MEAGGPCPQPAEAIKPIDRKSVHRICSGQVVLNLGTAVKELVENSLDAGATNIDIKLKDYGAELIEVSDNGGGVEEENFEGLTLKHYTSKIQDFSDLIRVETFGFRGEALSSLCALSDVTIFTCHKSAKVGTRLVFDHNGKITQKTPFPRQQGTTVNIQQLFYTLPVRHKEFQRNIKKEYAKMVQLLQAYCIVSKGVRINCSNQVGQGKKNSVVSTTGSPSVKENIGAVFGQKQLQSLIPFVQLPPNEAVCEEYGLNATDMPQNVYSITGFISRCDHGVGRSTTDRQFFFINQRPCDPAKVVKLVNEVYHLYNKQQYPFVVLNICVDSECIDINVTPDKRQILLQEEKLLLAILKTSLMEMFGSDVNKLNVNQKLLDIAGNLKKTLPEEAEKPCVEMLADSETENPSGEGRRIMTLARLRESFSLHQTTESNFQSPKRVKQQHRSPRQMSLDATVNAINSRKAVLTKESESCHKMDSKISRYLRKSKDNADSGFCSTSESDAGCSTPEAGSCISSESVINSAEEEFCSSEEQLQNEHLKTVGCSEKSLECNVQVLDAECKLNQVNDWTDQSKLSQEARSSSSRVKCLKSRSFRSEADDFETGECPEVKNIRNCMPSVDVLVEVKKKTVPLEFSMKVLAEKVKKVIQQQQKSTEAQNYRRFKAKISPGENKVAEDELRKEISKEMFAKMEIIGQFNLGFIITKLNSDLFIIDQHATDEKYNFEMLQQHTVLQGQKLIAPQNLNLTAVNETVLIENLEIFRKNGFDFEINENAPVTQRVKLISLPTSKNWTFGPQDIDELIFMLSDCPGVMCRPSRVRQMFASRACRKSVMIGTALNVQEMRKLVTHMGEIEHPWNCPHGRPTMRHVVCLDLISAE comes from the exons ATGGAGGCGGGTGGACCCTG CCCTCAGCCCGCAGAGGCCATCAAGCCCATCGACCGCAAGTCCGTCCATCGCATCTGTTCCGGACAGGTTGTGCTGAACCTTGGTACTGCtgtgaaggagctggtggaaaACAGCCTGGATGCTGGAGCTACCAACATTG ATATCAAACTTAAAGATTATGGAGCAGAACTGATAGAGGTTTCAGATAATGGAGGTGGAGTGGAAGAGGAAAACTTTGAAGGCTTGA ctctgaaacATTATACATCAAAGATACAAGATTTTTCTGATCTAATACGTGTTGAAACATTTGGGTTTCGAGGTGAAGCTTTGAGTTCATTGTGTGCATTAAG TGATGTTACCATTTTTACCTGTCATAAGTCTGCAAAGGTTGGGACTCGTTTGGTGTTTGATCACAATGGTAAAATTACTCAGAAAACTCCTTTTCCACGACAACAAGGAACAACTGTTAACATACAGCAGTTATTTTATACTTTGCCGGTGCGGCATAAGGAATTTCAACGAAACATCAAAAAG GAATATGCAAAAATGGTCCAGCTATTGCAGGCGTACTGCATTGTTTCCAAAGGAGTGCGGATTAACTGCTCTAATCAAGTtggccaagggaaaaaaaactccgTGGTATCCACTACTGGAAGTCCTAGTGTAAAGGAAAACATTGGAGCAGTATTTGGGCAGAAACAG TTGCAGAGCCTCATTCCTTTTGTTCAGTTACCTCCTAACGAAGCTGTTTGTGAAGAATATGGACTCAATGCTACTGACATGCCACAAAATGTTTATAG TATTACTGGTTTCATTTCTCGCTGTGACCATGGTGTTGGAAGGAGTACAACTGACagacagtttttctttattaacCAACGTCCGTGTGATCCAGCAAAG GTTGTCAAGCTTGTAAATGAAGTTTATCATTTATACAATAAACAGCAGTATCCATTTGTTGTCCTTAACATCTGTGTAGATTCTG agtgTATTGACATCAATGTAACTCCAGATAAAAGGCAAATTCTACTTCAGGAGGAAAAGCTTTTACTAGCGATTTTAAAAACTTCTCTGATGGAGATGTTTGGTAGTGATGTTAACAAACTGAATGTGAATCAGAAACTTCTGGATATTGCAG GCAACTTGAAGAAGACTCTTCctgaagaggcagaaaagccTTGTGTAGAAATGCTGGCTGACTCTGAGACTGAAAATCCAAGTGGTGAAGGAAGAAGGATAATGACTCTTGCTAGGTTAAGGGAGTCATTCTCTCTCCACCAAACGACAGAGAGTAATTTTCAAAGCCCTAAAAGGgtaaaacagcagcacagatctCCTAGACAAATGTCACTTGATGCCACTGTGAATGCTATAAACAGTCGAAAGGCTGTCTTGACTAAGGAGTCTGAGAGTTGTCATAAAATGGACTCAAAGATATCAAGATATCTCAGAAAATCCAAAGATAATGCAGATTCTGGATTCTGTAGCACTTCTGAGTCAGATGCTGGATGTAGTACACCAGAAGCTGGGAGCTGCATCAGTAGTGAAAGCGTAATTAATTCTGCTGAAGAAGAATTCTGTAGCTCAGAAGAACAACTTCAAAATGAACATCTTAAAACTGTTGGATGTAGTGAGAAATCATTGGAGTGTAATGTTCAGGTCTTGGATGCTGAATGTAAGTTAAATCAAGTGAATGACTGGACTGATCAAAGTAAGTTATCTCAAGAAGCCAGGAGCTCTTCCTCAAGAGTAAAATGTCTaaaaagcagaagctttagAAGTGAAGCAGACGACTTCGAAACAGGTGAATGTCCTGAAGTGAAGAATATTAGGAACTGTATGCCAAGTGTTGATGTACTGGtggaagttaaaaagaaaactgtgccACTTGAATTCTCTATGAAGGTTTTagcagaaaaggtaaaaaaagtaatacagcaacaacagaaaagtaCAGAAGCACAAAATTACAGAAGATTTAAAGCAAAGATTAGTcctggagaaaataaagtagCAGAAGATGAATTAAGAAAAGAGATCAG taaagaaatgtttgcaaaaatGGAAATCATTGGCCAGTTCAATTTAGGATTTATAATAACAAAGTTGAATTCTGATCTTTTCATAATTGACCAACATGCTACTGATGAGAAATACAACTTTGAGATGTTACAACAACATACTGTTCTTCAAGGTCAGAAGCTGATAGC gCCTCAAAATCTCAATTTAACAGCTGTAAATGAAACGGTATTGATtgaaaacctggaaatatttagaaaaaatggGTTTGATTTTGAGATAAATGAAAATG CTCCTGTAACTCAAAGAGTTAAATTAATATCGTTGCCAACAAGCAAAAACTGGACTTTTGGTCCACAAGACATAGATGAGCTGATCTTCATGTTAAGTGACTGCCCTGGAGTCATGTGCAGACCCTCCAGGGTCAGACAGATGTTTGCTTCTCGAGCTTGCAGGAAGTCT GTGATGATTGGAACAGCACTGAATGTGCAGGAAATGAGGAAACTGGTCACCCATATGGGCGAGATCGAGCATCCCTGGAACTGCCCCCATGGAAGGCCTACTATGAGACATGTTGTCTGCTTAGACTTGATATCAGCAGAATAA
- the AIMP2 gene encoding aminoacyl tRNA synthase complex-interacting multifunctional protein 2 has protein sequence MPMYRVRPIHAAAAPELPACMYRMPSLHQRPAPPQEEVDPSLEALESRQEEILKRLYELKSAVDGLSKMIQTPDADLDVTNIIQTDEYSPLTTSGADLDLMLGKDYGALKDIVINANPSLPPLSLLVLHRLLCERYKILSAVHTHSSVKKVPENLLKCFGEQTKKQPRHEYQLGFTLIWKDVPKPQMKFSIQTMCPIEGEGNIARFLFSLFGQKYNAVTSTLIDSWVDTTIFQLKEGSSKEKGAVLRSMNAALGKTPWLVGNELTVADIVAWCALQQTGSANAAPAHVQKWMKSCENLAPFSSVMKLFK, from the exons ATGCCGATGTACCGGGTGCGACCGATCCacgcggcggcggcgccggaGCTGCCCGCCTGCATGTACCGTATGCCCAGCCTGCACCAACGCCCCGCGCCGCCGCAG GAAGAGGTCGATCCATCACTTGAAGCACTTGAATCCCGCCAGGAAGAGATTCTAAAACGCTTGTATGAACTGAAGAGTGCTGTTGATGGTCTCTCAAAGATGATACAGACCCCAGATGCTGACTTAGATGTAACTAATATAATTCAAACTGATGAGTATTCTCCGCTGACAACAAGTGGAGCAGATTTGGATTTGATGCTTGGAAAG GATTATGGTGCCCTGAAAGACATTGTTATCAACGCAAATCCTTCTCTACCTCCATTGTCATTACTAGTACTACACAGGCTGCTTTGTGAACGCTATAAGATATTATCAGCTGTTCACACCCATTCATCAGTGAAGAAGGTGCCAGAAAACCTCTTGAAATGCTTTGGAGAGCAGACTAAGAAGCAACCACGGCACGAGTATCAGCTGGGCTTTACTCTTATTTGGAAGGATG TTCCAAAGCCCCAGATGAAGTTCAGCATTCAAACAATGTGCCCTATTGAAGGAGAGGGGAACATcgccagatttcttttttccctgtttggCCAGAAGTACAATGCAGTTACTTCAACTCTGATTGACAGCTGGGTTGATACCACCATCTTCCAGCTAAAAGAAGGCAGCAGTAAGGAAAAAGGAGCCGTCTTGCGCTCTATGAATGCTGCCTTGGGCAAGACACCGTGGCTGGTGGGAAACGAACTCACCGTCGCAGACATTGTTGCATGGTGTGCGCTTCAGCAGACAGGCAGTGCGAATGCTGCCCCGGCCCATGTGCAGAAATGGATGAAGTCATGTGAGAACCTGGCACCTTTCAGCTCTGTTATGAAACTATTCAAGTAA